A DNA window from Brassica napus cultivar Da-Ae chromosome C1, Da-Ae, whole genome shotgun sequence contains the following coding sequences:
- the LOC106435857 gene encoding uncharacterized protein LOC106435857, with amino-acid sequence MLDEISYRRNYLFIIEKSLMHPQEALTSLLQALNIKKSDLEDLITRPFIQTRGTDHLVFLDLISLKNPILGQRLIKRVQDGMIFLVLLGSVDGSVEDVDFKPRLLSRKPRLFPGNKLIVSPQEIQEQSYFSPVQVSNVLAMAESNENTRNRLGVDKNSDCSLTCFSLLCNIMKRFEMMINPPPPRVFISFGEKQLEMNLVSSLKTEFESNEISVYIEDETKERIKESKVAIVVFSDKYPESPECLDELVEIKKLMDVGEITPFPIFYKLKDVPRLAQSVKQLKGCFRNRLLKIEQEVRKTVNRDNVNSILDTEARIWEWRQAISSISSRPGLSNENSSDPVFFTDVVTKVKKLFEFKAIPKKSSSYIITNQVIEEKPIMHRQKTAPAIPTVKSVDDDLFYSLPSFLQALDLEITDFEGFTEMHSGLISLSLKRHSNLVCLNLGSLEKLVHFRCSDSFEFLSQVSPQPYFVLFNYNKLLVVSFDILYFSAINLCINSLQGFGLNHPGISRFEEPSRVLEIESSQPQQRFDNVLSSHLKITNIT; translated from the exons ATGTTAGATGAAATTTCTTATCgaagaaattatctttttatcatAGAGAAGTCTCTGATGCATCCCCAGGAGGCATTAACGTCCTTATTACAAGCTCTAAACATTAAGAAGTCAGATCTTGAAGATCTTATTACAAGGCCGTTTATTCAGACCAGAGGCACTGATCATCTGGTTTTTCTTGACCTGATCTCTCTTAAAAATCCTATCCTCGGTCAGCGGCTAATCAAGCGTGTTCAGGATGGAATGATTTTCTTGGTGTTGCTAGGTTCTGTTGACGGCTCCGTTGAG GATGTTGATTTCAAGCCTCGCTTGTTGTCCAGGAAACCTCGACTATTTCCTGGTAACAAGCTTATTGTCTCCCCTCAAGAAATTCAAGAGCAAAGCTACTTTTCACCAGTTCAAGTCAGCA ATGTGTTAGCAATGGCAGAGAGTAATGAAAATACTCGGAATCGTCTTGGTGTAGATAAAAACTCCGATTGTTCTTTGACCTGCTTTTCATTGTTATGCAACATTATGAAACGTTTTGAAATGATGATAAATCCTCCTCCGCCTAGAGTGTTCATCAGTTTCGGCGAGAAGCAGCTCGAAATGAACCTAGTAAGTTCTCTGAAAACAGAATTTGAATCAAACGAAATCTCGGTATATATAGAAGATGAGACAAAGGAGAGGATCAAAGAGTCAAAGGTTGCAATAGTTGTCTTCTCAGACAAGTACCCTGAGTCACCAGAGTGTCTTGATGAGCTCGTTGAGATCAAGAAGCTTATGGACGTAGGAGAGATCACTCCCTTCCCTATTTTCTACAAGCTAAAGGATGTTCCTAGGCTAGCTCAATCAGTTAAACAACTGAAGGGTTGTTTCCGTAATAGGCTTCTCAAGATAGAACAAGAAGTGCGCAAAACCGTCAATAGGGACAATGTGAACTCTATACTAGATACCGAAGCTAGAATCTGGGAATGGAGACAAGCTATCTCGTCCATTTCCTCAAGACCAGGCTTGAGCAATGAAAATAG CTCTGATCCAGTGTTCTTCACTGATGTCGTGACCAAGGTCAAAAAACTGTTTGAATTTAAGGCTATACCGAAGAAGTCAAGTTCCTATATAATTACTAATCAAGTGATTGAAGAAAAGCCTATAATGCATCGACAGAAGACAGCACCAGCAATACCAACAGTCAAATCCGTAGATGATGACTTATTCTACTCCCTACCTTCGTTCTTACAAGCTCTAGACCTTGAAATTACTGACTTTGAGGGCTTCACCGAGATGCACAGTGGTCTCATATCTCTGAGCCTAAAAAGACACAGTAATCTAGTATGTCTGAACTTGGGTTCTCTTGAAAAGCTCGTCCATTTTCGGTGTTCTGACTCATTCGAATTCCTTAGTCAGGTCTCTCCCCAACCCTACTTTGTTCTCTTCAACTACAATAAACTTTTGGTTGTTTCTTTTGACATTCTTTATTTCTCTGCAATAAACTTATGTATTAATTCTCTGCAGGGTTTTGGTCTGAATCATCCCGGTATCAGCAGATTTGAAGAGCCTTCCCGGGTCCTTGAAATAGAATCATCTCAACCCCAACAACGGTTTGATAACGTCTTATCGTCTCATCTCAAAATCACCAATATCACATAA
- the LOC106360441 gene encoding probable polygalacturonase — protein MRSLLYTIGSLLILLLSHDGGFTGASDAEHTFRATDIHTHRHRRNHGHRRGEEFEYSALSCRAYSASLDEFGAVGDGVTSNTAAFRDAVSQLSRFADYGGSLLFVPAGRWLTGSFNLTSHFTLFLHRDAVLLASQEESDYEVIEPLPSYGRGRDTDGGRFISLLFGSNLTDVVITGENGTIDGQGEPWWGKFKRGELKYTRPYLIEIMHSDGIQISNLTFLNSPSWHIHPVYSSNIVIQGLTILAPVTVPNTDGINPDSCTNTRIEDCHIVSGDDCIAVKSGWDQYGINYGMPTKQLLIRRLTCISPDSAVIALGSEMSGGIEDVRAEDIVAINSESGIRIKTAIGRGGYVKDVYVRGMTMQTMKYVFWMTGSYGSHPDEHYDPNALPVIQNINYQDMVAENVTMPAQLAGITGDQFTGICISNVTITLSKKPKKVLWNCTDVSGYTSGVTPEPCQLLPEKQPGTVVPCNFPESSIPIDEVKLQRCYSRRRLM, from the exons ATGCGAAGCCTTCTCTACACCATCGGTTCCCTTCTCATTCTCCTTCTCAGCCACGATGGTGGCTTTACCGGAGCCTCCGATGCCGAACATACCTTCAGAGCCACCGATATACATACTCATCGCCATCGTCGCAACCATGGCCACCGTCGCGGAGAAGAGTTTGAGTACTCAGCCTTATCGTGTAGAGCTTATTCAGCGTCTCTTGACGAGTTCGGTGCCGTAGGAGACGGTGTGACCTCAAATACAGCGGCGTTTCGCGATGCAGTGTCGCAGCTTAGTCGTTTCGCAGACTATGGTGGCTCCTTGTTATTTGTTCCCGCCGGACGGTGGCTCACCGGAAGCTTTAACCTCACCAGCCATTTCACGCTTTTCCTCCACCGCGATGCAGTTCTCCTCGCCTCCCAg GAAGAAAGTGACTATGAAGTGATAGAGCCATTGCCTTCGTACGGACGAGGGAGAGACACAGATGGCGGAAGATTCATCAGTCTACTATTTGGTTCCAACTTAACCGACGTGGTTATCACCG GTGAGAATGGGACTATTGATGGACAAGGAGAGCCATGGTGGGGAAAATTCAAGAGAGGAGAATTAAAATACACAAGACCATATTTGATTGAGATCATGCATTCCGATGGTATCCAAATCTCCAATCTCACATTCTTGAATTCTCCTTCTTGGCACATTCACCCGGTCTACAGCAG CAATATTGTTATCCAAGGGTTGACGATATTAGCACCGGTCACGGTACCAAACACCGACGGGATCAACCCTG ATTCTTGTACAAACACGAGGATCGAAGACTGCCACATTGTGTCCGGAGACGATTGTATCGCTGTGAAGAGTGGATGGGATCAGTACGGGATCAACTACGGCATGCCCACGAAACAGCTTTTGATCCGACGGCTCACATGCATTTCCCCCGACAGTGCCGTGATCGCTTTAGGCAGCGAGATGTCCGGTGGAATTGAAGATGTTCGAGCTGAAGATATCGTCGCCATCAACTCTGAATCAGGAATAAG GATCAAAACAGCTATTGGTCGAGGAGGGTACGTGAAGGATGTGTACGTAAGAGGCATGACGATGCAGACGATGAAATACGTTTTCTGGATGACCGGAAGCTACGGTTCGCATCCCGACGAGCATTATGATCCGAATGCTTTACCGGTGATCCAGAACATTAACTATCAAGACATGGTGGCGGAGAACGTGACGATGCCGGCTCAATTGGCTGGGATCACGGGAGATCAGTTCACTGGGATATGTATCTCTAACGTGACCATCACGCTATCGAAGAAACCTAAGAAAGTGCTTTGGAATTGTACTGACGTGTCTGGTTACACGAGCGGTGTGACTCCTGAGCCGTGTCAGTTGTTGCCGGAGAAGCAGCCGGGGACGGTTGTGCCGTGTAACTTCCCTGAAAGTTCTATTCCCATTGATGAAGTGAAGCTCCAACGTTGCTACTCCAGGAGAAGGCTCATGTGA